From Pseudanabaena sp. PCC 6802, one genomic window encodes:
- a CDS encoding ATP-dependent Clp protease proteolytic subunit, producing MPIGVPRVPYRMPGSQFTDWISIYDRLYRERIIFLGREVDDEIANQIVAVMLYLDSEDPDKDIRLYINSPGGSVTAGMAIFDTMQHIKSDVATICVGLAASMGSFLLMAGTKGKRFALPHSRIMIHQPMGGTRGQATDIAIEAKEIARVKHMLNQEYANRTGQPLEKIERDMDRDYFMSAEEAMQYGLIDRVIEERPD from the coding sequence ATGCCAATTGGAGTACCAAGAGTTCCCTACAGAATGCCAGGATCGCAGTTCACCGACTGGATCAGCATCTACGATCGCCTCTATCGCGAGCGCATTATCTTTTTAGGCAGAGAAGTTGACGATGAAATTGCCAATCAAATTGTGGCGGTGATGCTCTATCTCGACTCCGAAGATCCAGACAAAGATATTCGCCTTTATATCAACTCACCTGGTGGCTCTGTCACGGCGGGGATGGCTATCTTCGATACAATGCAACATATCAAATCGGATGTCGCCACGATTTGCGTCGGTCTTGCCGCCTCAATGGGTTCGTTTCTGTTGATGGCGGGCACGAAAGGCAAGCGCTTTGCCCTACCGCACTCGCGCATTATGATCCACCAGCCTATGGGCGGTACCAGAGGACAGGCGACGGACATCGCGATCGAGGCGAAGGAGATTGCACGGGTGAAGCACATGCTCAACCAGGAGTATGCCAACCGCACGGGGCAGCCTCTAGAGAAGATCGAGCGCGATATGGATCGCGACTATTTCATGTCGGCGGAAGAAGCGATGCAATACGGTTTAATCGATCGCGTCATCGAAGAGCGCCCGGATTAA